CGGACATGGATGGGTCCGGCGGTGCCGCATCTTGAAACAGCGGCATGGATCAACCGCATCCTGGCCATCGGCTATCTCGCGAACGTGTTGCCCGGGGCAGGCGTCAGCATCGCGCTGGGCAAAGGCCGCCCCGATTTGCAAATGAAGGCCGGCATCATTGCCATGATCACGAATGTCGCGTTTACCTTGGCGCTGGTTTTTCCGTTCGGATTGTACGGCGTCGCGATGGGCACCGCGTTGTCCATGTTCGCCGCGTGTGCATGGTTCCTGCGCGCCATGGAGCCGGTCGGCGGCATACGAGCAGGCGAGTTGATGCGCAAGACGCTTGCATGGCCCGCGCTGGCCTGCCTTCCCGGATTCGCCTTTTGCCTCGCGGGCGAGTTTTGGTCTGCCGGCGGCAGCCGCTGGTTGAACGCGGCGGCGGCGCTGGGCGGCGCAATCGTGTTTTTTTCGAGTTATGCGCTGATACTGTTCCGCGTCCCCTATTTCGATCGTTTCGACCACGACGTGTTGCGATCGCTGCCGATTGCCGGCCGTATGTATGGGAGATTCCACGGATGATCGGCGTATGGCTGCGGCGATATGCCGAAAAGGACGGACGCGGCTACCCGGATTGGGCGATGCGGTACGCGCCCATTGTCCGCCGGCTGCGCCGAATCCGTCCGGCCGTGCCGTGCATTGTGGAGATCGGCGCGAATGCAAATGGTTTCGCGCGATTTGCGCGGAGACCCGTCATCGCCGTTGACCGCGAGCCTGTCCATTTGCGCGAGGCGCGCGCCGCGCAGTCCATCTTTGCGGTGGCCGCCGATGCGTGCGCGCTGCCCTTTGCCGCGGGAAGCGCGGATGTATGCGTCTGCGTGGATACACTCGAACATCTGCCCTCCGAATCCCGCGCGGAGGCCCTTCGCGAAATGGTCCGCATCACGGCGCACGACGGCGTGGCCGTCGTTGCGTTTCCATCCGGCGGGGCCGCCGCGCGCGTGGAAGCGGACATCCGCGCCGCGTACCGAAAGTTGACCGGCGCGACGATCCCGTGGCTCGAACAGCATGCCGCGCTTGGACTGCCCGACACCGGATCCGTGCGCGCTAATCTCGCGGAATGCGCGCCCAATCGCCGAATTGCGGTTGAAGCGAATACGCCGGTGTGCGTGTGGCGCTGGATGTGGCGCATACTGCTGTGCGGATGGCCCGGACGAGGCAACGCGTTGTTTCAAGCGCTGTTGCGGTTGTTGACGCCCGTCCTGACGCGCTGGCACGCGGGAACGTGTTATCGGAGTGTACTCTGGCTGGAACCGGAGACAGATCGGGATTAGGTCATGCCGCGCATGGACGACGAACGAGTCAGTGTCGTGATTCCTTCCTGGAATGGGAAGGAATTGCTGGCGGAATGCCTCAAGTCGCTGAACATGCAGACCTACCGCAGTTACGGCGTCACGGTCGTGGACGACGGATCGTCGGACGATACCGACGCGATGCTCCGCTGGCATTTTCCGGAAGTCCGACGCATTCGTTTCAAGGAAAACCGGGGATTTTGTGTCGCGGTCAACGAGGGTATCCGTCAAACGGACGGCGATCTGATCCTGCTAATCAACAACGATGTGACCGTCGCCCCGCATTTTATTTCACGGCTCGTCGAGGCCGCCGAAACGTCGAACGCGGCGATGTTCGCACCGCTGATCCTCTGGCGCGACAGCCCGACGATCGTCTATGCGGCAGGCGATTTACAGCGCGCGGGGGGGCGCCCGGAATCGGCCGGTTTTCGTGTCCCGCTGGACGGTTTCCGATTTCCGCAAACGATATTCGGCGTGACGGCGGCGGCGGCCTTGTACCGGCGAACGTTGTTCGATGCCGTCGGACTCTTCGACCCGGTTTTCGGCGCCTATTTTTCGGACAGCGATCTCTGTTTCCGTGCGCGTCTGGCGGGATTCGATGCCCGGTTCGTGCGCGAGGCCATCGCGTACCACGTCGGTTCGGCCAGCCTCGGAAGCAGCACGCTCAAGCGCACGCGAGAATGTTATGTCAACCATGCGCTGTTGATCGCGAAAGACATGCCCGCGCCCCTGATCGCTCGGCATTTCCCCGCCATTGCGTGGGAGCGACTGCACCAGGCGCGCAGGCTTTTTTCCGCCACGCGAAACGACCACGGAGCCGTCGGCGCCGTCCGATCGCTGGCCGCGGCATGGCTAGACCTGATCCGAAAACTACCGCACGCCCTCCGTGAACGCCGTAAAATTCAGCGGGCGCGCAAAATACCCCTCCGCCGGCTTGAGAAAATGCTCGTGAAATGAAGGGGCGGGCGCCTGGATTCAGTACAACCCGAAGTGGCTGTTTTCAAGCAGCACGCCGGCGTCGTTCACGATGGGAAAATCGCCCGGATAACGGATGAACGCCGCGTGGCCGTCCATATACAGCACGTTGCATCCGCCCGGAACGTGATTGAAGACGGCCCCGCCGCCCGTGCTGGCCGCGTTGGCGAACGAACCGTAGGTGTCCCACATGACCGGCAGGATGCTCTGGGCCTGTGCGGAGGCCGCGGGGTTGTTGATGTCCGTGATAAAAAACCGCTCGATGCCCTCCCGCAGTTTCAATACCTTGTTGCCGCCGCCCGAACCGTCGGCCTTCGTCCGATCAACATTCGACGGCCATGTGCCTTCATCCAAGGCGATATCGTTTCCGAAATCCTTGAGACGCACCGATCCCACGCCGCTCACAATGGCGACCTGGGCATACGGCGCCCGAGCCCCCATCGCGCCCCACACGCCGTAGTACTCCCTGATGTTCACGCAGGCATATCCTTTGTAAACGTAGGATCGCCCCAGCAGGCCGCACAAAAAATAGTCCTCCGAAACGCGGTCGCCCGCCGCGCGCGCCGCGTTTATCCAATCCGGAAACCCCCCCGAATCGGGCAGGCGTGCGGCCACGTATTGTCCCGCCCCGTCGTTGCCGGAATCCGAAGGACACTTCGACACGTTCAAGTCCGACAAATATTCGGGGTAGATGGAAGCCGCGCGCGCTGCGCTGAAAATCGTCATCCCGTTCATGAACATGTTGACGTAAGGCGAGCAGGCGGGGAATGCCTGTCCTTGGCTTTCGCCCGAATACATTTTGTACACGATGCCGAACTGCTTGAGATTGTTCTGGCACGACGACCGGCGCGCGGCCTCGCGGGCTCGCGCCAGCGCCGGCAACAGAATAGCCGCCAGAATGCCGATGATGGCAATGACCACGAGCAGTTCGATGAGGGTGAAGCCTTTTTGATGCACACGATTCATGGCGTGATTCCTTTTTGATCGGTATTACGATTATAAAAATAATAATACCACAGCGTCCGGGGAAATGCAAACACATTCCGAGGAATGATGAAGGGACAAAGCGGGCTTATCCGGTTTACGGGAAATCCCGTCAGCCTTCCCGTGCGGGTGCGCGCACACGATCCACGAATGGGGAAGAACCGGATAAACAAGAATGAATTCCATGACGTCGAATATATTCCAGCGCAACACGCCCGTCGTGCTTTTCGTGGTTTGCCCGGAAGGCGGATCCCGGGTTGGGTTTTTGCCGATTTGGGGTGTTTTTTGATGTTGCGTTGCTTATGAGTCAATGCACTATACTGGCAACGCACAAAGAGAAAGGCACCCCCATGGAACGTTTGAGTGTTGTTTTCGCCGGTCTGCTACTGGTCGTTTCGTTGGCGGCCCATGCGGTGAAACCGTCTGAGATACCCGATCCGGATGTTGAATATGGCCCGCCGGGCGGATTGCCCATGCCGAAGACGATCCTGTTTTCGGCCAGTCCCGACCAAATTGCGGCGGATGCGGAAGAATGGTCGAAGCGCGGGATAAACGCGTTCTTCCTGGATCAGGTGGCCCGCGACTGGTCGAGCGATATTTGGGCGACGGACAAAGAACCGTGGACAATCGGCGCGTCGGATGCGACATTTCAGAAATCGAAGGAGGCCGCCGCGGTCTGCCGCCGGATCGGTTCCGAATTGTTTCTCAAGATTGCGTTTGACCGGCATTTCGAATGGTTCAACGATACGCAATGGCAGAAAATAAACCATAATTTCCGGCAGTTCGCCATTTTTGCGCGCGACGCGGGTTGCCACGGCATCGCGTTGGATATCGAGTACGTGGGGGATCAATATTCGTTCGGGTGGGAAGGCTACGACTACAAGGGGTATTCGCGCGAGGATTTGGTGCTGAAGGTTCGCGATCGCCTGCGTACGGCTGTGGCCGGGATGTACGACGAGTTTCCGGACATGATTTTTCTGACGTTTCCGGATTGCGGTTTCAGCCTGGGCAGCGCGATTCAAACGGCGTGGATCGAAGAAGCCGCTCTGCGCAATGCGCCGGGCGGCGTTCATTACTGCACCGAACACACCTACCGCAATCCGAACATCCGCGAAATGTTTGCCTATATATGGACGATCAACCACTTTTTCCGCCATACCTTGAGCAATCGCGCCTACCGCTATTGGCTGGAACAGTGCAGCATCGCGCCGGGCATCTGGCCGTTCGGATTCAATTACGAGAGCGTCCACGAACCCGGCATGACCCGCGACGCGTTCCGGCAGGGTTTTGCCGCGTCGCTCATGCTGGGCCGCCGCTACAACTGGATTTACAGCCACAACTGCTATGAACAACTGGTTGGCCGCCAACTCGACCTGTGCCGCAATCCCGCGGAAGTCGAAACGTATTTGAAAGTTCTTACGGACCGTGAAATCGTCACAACGCCGAAATACCTGAATCTGGCGCAGGAACTGCGCGAGATGCGTTTGCGCGACTATTCGGGCGAGTTGGGTTTCGAGCCGTTCGCCGCGTGCATGGGGCCGGACGACACCCCCGCGCTTCAGGTTGTCCCGAAGGATTCGATGGGCGGGTCCGCCTCCGATGTGCTTTGGGACATGGCCTGCCGTCATTTCCGTGGCGAGGCCATCAGTTTTCGCCGCTTTTTCGGCACGCAGACCGATTGGATGGTGATAGGGCCGTTTCCAAGCGCGGAGAAATTACAAGGGCACAATGTCGCATTTCCGCCCGAGCAAGAGATTGATTTGAAAGCCGAGTACGACGGTGTGGACGGCAAAGTCCGCTGGCGGGAATACAAGGCGTCGGCGGATCGCGCCAGCGTTGATTTTACCAAGGTGTTCAACCCAACGGAGAATGTCTGCGCCTATGCCCTTTGTTACGTCACAAGCCCCGTGGAGCGGGAGGCGCAAATTCGCGCGGGCACGAACGACGCCGGGAAGATCTGGCTGGGCGGCAAACTGGTGCTGGATTATCCCGAGGAAGGCGGCGCGATCCTCGACCGCGACATCATTCCCATTGTCTTGCCGTCCGGGAAGACGCCGATTCTGGTCAAGGTGTGCAACGGCGTCAACAATTGGGGTTTCGTGTTCCGGATTACCGACAGGACCGGAAACCCCATTCCGGATCTACGATTCGGTCTTGTGAAGGAGTAGTCCGGAATGGATCGCAGGCGTCGTCCACGGGCCACGCGCGGCGTGCGGCTGGCCGTAACCGTCCTCTTGGCCGCCATCGCGGGGATTATCGGGCTGATTGTCTATGCGAGGCGGAACCAGGCGCCGGAACGCGCGAAGGTTGCGGCCGTACTTGCGGAAGCCGGGCAACGGGCGGCCGCGATCCGGGCCGCCTTGGAAGAAAAACGCAAGAACTTTCCG
This genomic window from Candidatus Hydrogenedentota bacterium contains:
- a CDS encoding class I SAM-dependent methyltransferase translates to MIGVWLRRYAEKDGRGYPDWAMRYAPIVRRLRRIRPAVPCIVEIGANANGFARFARRPVIAVDREPVHLREARAAQSIFAVAADACALPFAAGSADVCVCVDTLEHLPSESRAEALREMVRITAHDGVAVVAFPSGGAAARVEADIRAAYRKLTGATIPWLEQHAALGLPDTGSVRANLAECAPNRRIAVEANTPVCVWRWMWRILLCGWPGRGNALFQALLRLLTPVLTRWHAGTCYRSVLWLEPETDRD
- a CDS encoding glycosyltransferase family 2 protein, coding for MPRMDDERVSVVIPSWNGKELLAECLKSLNMQTYRSYGVTVVDDGSSDDTDAMLRWHFPEVRRIRFKENRGFCVAVNEGIRQTDGDLILLINNDVTVAPHFISRLVEAAETSNAAMFAPLILWRDSPTIVYAAGDLQRAGGRPESAGFRVPLDGFRFPQTIFGVTAAAALYRRTLFDAVGLFDPVFGAYFSDSDLCFRARLAGFDARFVREAIAYHVGSASLGSSTLKRTRECYVNHALLIAKDMPAPLIARHFPAIAWERLHQARRLFSATRNDHGAVGAVRSLAAAWLDLIRKLPHALRERRKIQRARKIPLRRLEKMLVK
- a CDS encoding DUF1559 domain-containing protein encodes the protein MHQKGFTLIELLVVIAIIGILAAILLPALARAREAARRSSCQNNLKQFGIVYKMYSGESQGQAFPACSPYVNMFMNGMTIFSAARAASIYPEYLSDLNVSKCPSDSGNDGAGQYVAARLPDSGGFPDWINAARAAGDRVSEDYFLCGLLGRSYVYKGYACVNIREYYGVWGAMGARAPYAQVAIVSGVGSVRLKDFGNDIALDEGTWPSNVDRTKADGSGGGNKVLKLREGIERFFITDINNPAASAQAQSILPVMWDTYGSFANAASTGGGAVFNHVPGGCNVLYMDGHAAFIRYPGDFPIVNDAGVLLENSHFGLY